In Phocoena sinus isolate mPhoSin1 chromosome 10, mPhoSin1.pri, whole genome shotgun sequence, a single genomic region encodes these proteins:
- the LOC116761209 gene encoding chymotrypsinogen A-like, producing MARMLKGVDTWACLSWRREKDHNFSPSNIYGILIETLRPAHLCGSKKEFALISSGAYLTVNFKTDESVGERGFKLILEDMTQKQSQKSNIGIQLPINGLTVENNTRRQPAQDKCGIPVVDPFLMEGSERNTNVLPAKLGKPRVVGGRAAPAMSWPWLVSLQYQGQHYCGGALIGRQWVLTAAHCNFSTVTDHLVIGRSYLWNTRNRDLIPVKAVYTHPSFTQFPPNDDICLLHLENPVELGKFVSPICLPGKDDKINLLSKCMTAGWGITEPHQDEFPKTVQQAKVPLISSTSCRSYWGLDIKNTNICGGAAGSSSCMTHCWIIPCSWGLVSAMNHAARMNFPFCWLQGDSGGPLQCAQDGQYKLIGIVSWGSSNCHPAAPTVFTRISAYRDWITSVTGGEA from the exons ATGGCCAGGATGCTGAAGGGTGTGGACACCTGGGCATGTTTATcttggagaagagagaaggatcATAATTTCTCCccttcaaatatttatggaattctCATAGAGACTCTCAGGCCAG CTCATTTATGTGGCTCCAAGAAAGAATTTGCCTTGATATCCAGTGGTGCTTACCTAACTGTGAATTTTAAGACTGATGAATCTGTGGGAGAAAGAGGTTTTAAACTTATTTTGGAAGATATGACTCAGAAGCAATCACAGAAAAGCAATATCGGGATCCAACTGCCTATTAATG GGCTAACAGTAGAAAACAATACCAGAAGACAGCCAGCCCAAGACAAATGTGGAATTCCTGTTGTTGACCCATTTCTCATGGAAGGATCTGAGAGGAATACAAACGTGTTGCCAGCCAAGCTTGGGAAGCCCAGAGTGGTTGGTGGCCGTGCCGCCCCTGCGATGTCGTGGCCCTGGCTGGTCAGTCTGCAGTACCAAGGACAGCATTACTGTGGAGGTGCTCTGATTGGGAGACAGTGGGTCCTGACAGCGGCACACTGCAACTTCAG TACTGTCACAGACCACCTGGTAATAGGAAGAAGTTACCTGTGGAACACACGAAATAGAGATTTGATACCAGTGAAAGCTGTATACACTCACCCCAGCTTCACACAGTTTCCTCCCAATGATGACATATGCTTGCTGCATCTGGAAAACCCTGTTGAACTAG GAAAGTTTGTATCTCCAATCTGTTTGCCAgggaaagatgataaaataaatttactttccaAATGTATGACTGCTGGATGGGGAATAACTGAACCTCATC AAGATGAATTTCCTAAAACTGTGCAGCAGGCAAAGGTACCACTGATTAGTAGTACATCTTGTCGAAGCTACTGGGGACTGGATATTAAAAATACCAATATATGCGGAGGGGCTGCAGGATCATCGTCCTGTATG ACACACTGTTGGATCATCCCCTGCAGTTGGGGGTTAGTGTCAGCCATGAATCATGCAGCCAGAATGAACTTCCCTTTTTGCTGGTTGCAGGGAGATTCTGGAGGACCACTGCAGTGTGCCCAGGATGGGCAGTACAAGCTCATCGGTATTGTGAGCTGGGGCAGCAGTAATTGCCATCCTGCCGCACCAACGGTCTTCACCAGAATTTCTGCTTATAGAGACTGGATCACATCTGTCACTGGAGGAGAAGCATGA